A DNA window from Leopardus geoffroyi isolate Oge1 chromosome A1, O.geoffroyi_Oge1_pat1.0, whole genome shotgun sequence contains the following coding sequences:
- the PWWP2A gene encoding PWWP domain-containing protein 2A isoform X5 produces MQINKIPAFKKHFQNKRFGPHGIPVTVFPKREYKDKPEAMQLQSNTFQEGTEVKREVNGAVPDDPSPVSPPEPSLAESLWTCKPPPLFHEGAPYPPPLFIRDTYNQSIPQPPPRKIKRPKRKMYREEPTSIMNAIKLRPRQVLCDKCKNSVVAEKKEIRKGSSASDSSKYEDKKRKNESVTTVNKKLKTDHKVDGKNQNESQRRNTVVKVSSIAHSRGRVVKVSAQANTSKAQLSTKKVLQSKNMDHAKAREVLKIAKEKAQKKQSETSTSKNAHSKVHFTRRYQSPSSGSLPPRVRLKPQRYRNEENDSSLKTGLEKMRSGKMAPKPQSRCTSTRSAGEAPSENQSPSKGPEEASSEVQDTNDVLVPGERDEPQTLGKKGSKSSISVYMTLNQKKPDSSSASVCSIDSTDDLKSSNSECSSSESFDFPPGSMHAPSTSSTSSSSKEEKKLSNSLKMKVFSKNVSKCVTPDGRTICVGDIVWAKIYGFPWWPARILTITVSRKDSGLLVRQEARISWFGSPTTSFLALSQLSPFLENFQSRFNKKRKGLYRKAITEAAKAAKQLTPEVRALLTQFET; encoded by the coding sequence gTTTGGGCCCCATGGGATCCCTGTGACAGTATTTCCCAAAAGGGAATATAAGGACAAACCTGAAGCCATGCAGCTCCAAAGTAATACATTCCAAGAAGGGACGGAAGTCAAGCGTGAAGTGAACGGTGCTGTTCCTGATGACCCTTCTCCAGTCTCGCCTCCCGAGCCGAGCCTGGCTGAAAGCCTGTGGACTTGCAAACCACCACCTCTCTTCCATGAAGGAGCACCTTATCCTCCCCCTTTGTTTATCAGGGACACATATAACCAGTCAATACCTCAGCCACCTCCTCGGAAAATCAAGCGACCCAAACGAAAAATGTACAGGGAAGAGCCTACTTCAATAATGAATGCTATTAAACTACGACCCAGGCAAGTCCTGTGTGACAAATGTAAAAACAGTGTTGTtgctgaaaaaaaggaaattagaaaaggtAGCAGTGCAAGTGACTCTTCTAAATACGAAGACAAGAAACGGAAAAACGAAAGTGTAACTACTGtgaacaaaaaactgaaaactgacCATAAAGTGGATGggaaaaaccaaaatgaaagccAGAGAAGAAATACTGTGGTTAAGGTTTCCAGTATTGCTCACAGCAGAGGCAGAGTAGTCAAAGTTTCTGCTCAGGCAAATACATCAAAAGCTCAGTTAAGTACTAAAAAAGTGCTCCAGAGTAAGAACATGGATCATGCAAAAGCTCGGGAAGTGTTGAAAATTGCCAAAGAAAAGGCACAGAAGAAGCAGAGCGAAACCTCTACATCCAAAAATGCACACTCAAAAGTCCATTTCACACGTCGATATCAGAGTCCTAGCTCAGGTTCCCTTCCACCCCGGGTTCGTTTAAAACCACAGAGGTACAGGAATGAAGAGAATGACTCTTCTTTGAAGACAGGACTTGAGAAAATGCGGAGTGGCAAGATGGCACCCAAGCCCCAGTCTCGCTGCACCTCCACCCGCTCAGCAGGTGAGGCCCCTTCAGAAAATCAGAGTCCCTCAAAAGGCCCCGAAGAGGCCAGCAGTGAGGTTCAGGACACCAATGACGTGCTTGTGCCTGGTGAGCGGGATGAACCACAGACACTGGGCAAAAAGGGCAGCAAAAGCAGTATCTCTGTTTACATGACCCTAAATCAAAAGAAACCTGACTCTTCCAGTGCTTCCGTGTGTAGCATTGATAGCACAGATGATTTGAAATCCTCCAACTCTGAGTGTAGTTCTTCTGAAAGCTTTGATTTTCCTCCAGGCAGTATGCATGCACCTTCcacctcctccacttcctcctcttcaaaggaagagaaaaagctcAGTAATTCCTTGAAAATGAAAGTCTTTTCCAAAAACGTCTCTAAATGCGTCACACCAGATGGCAGGACCATATGTGTAGGGGACATTGTTTGGGCCAAGATCTATGGCTTTCCTTGGTGGCCAGCCCGTATTCTTACTATAACTGTGAGCCGGAAAGATAGCGGCCTTTTAGTCCGACAGGAGGCCCGTATTTCATGGTTTGGGTCTCCAACAACCTCTTTTCTTGCTCTTTCGCAACTCTCCCCCTTTTTAGAAAACTTCCAGTCACGCTTTAATAAGAAGAGAAAGGGCCTGTATCGCAAGGCTATCACAGAGGCGGCTAAGGCTGCCAAGCAGCTGACCCCTGAAGTGCGGGCTCTGTTGACACAGTTTGAAACGTGA
- the PWWP2A gene encoding PWWP domain-containing protein 2A isoform X10 — translation MQLQSNTFQEGTEVKREVNGAVPDDPSPVSPPEPSLAESLWTCKPPPLFHEGAPYPPPLFIRDTYNQSIPQPPPRKIKRPKRKMYREEPTSIMNAIKLRPRQVLCDKCKNSVVAEKKEIRKGSSASDSSKYEDKKRKNESVTTVNKKLKTDHKVDGKNQNESQRRNTVVKVSSIAHSRGRVVKVSAQANTSKAQLSTKKVLQSKNMDHAKAREVLKIAKEKAQKKQSETSTSKNAHSKVHFTRRYQSPSSGSLPPRVRLKPQRYRNEENDSSLKTGLEKMRSGKMAPKPQSRCTSTRSAGEAPSENQSPSKGPEEASSEVQDTNDVLVPGERDEPQTLGKKGSKSSISVYMTLNQKKPDSSSASVCSIDSTDDLKSSNSECSSSESFDFPPGSMHAPSTSSTSSSSKEEKKLSNSLKMKVFSKNVSKCVTPDGRTICVGDIVWAKIYGFPWWPARILTITVSRKDSGLLVRQEARISWFGSPTTSFLALSQLSPFLENFQSRFNKKRKGLYRKAITEAAKAAKQLTPEVRALLTQFET, via the coding sequence ATGCAGCTCCAAAGTAATACATTCCAAGAAGGGACGGAAGTCAAGCGTGAAGTGAACGGTGCTGTTCCTGATGACCCTTCTCCAGTCTCGCCTCCCGAGCCGAGCCTGGCTGAAAGCCTGTGGACTTGCAAACCACCACCTCTCTTCCATGAAGGAGCACCTTATCCTCCCCCTTTGTTTATCAGGGACACATATAACCAGTCAATACCTCAGCCACCTCCTCGGAAAATCAAGCGACCCAAACGAAAAATGTACAGGGAAGAGCCTACTTCAATAATGAATGCTATTAAACTACGACCCAGGCAAGTCCTGTGTGACAAATGTAAAAACAGTGTTGTtgctgaaaaaaaggaaattagaaaaggtAGCAGTGCAAGTGACTCTTCTAAATACGAAGACAAGAAACGGAAAAACGAAAGTGTAACTACTGtgaacaaaaaactgaaaactgacCATAAAGTGGATGggaaaaaccaaaatgaaagccAGAGAAGAAATACTGTGGTTAAGGTTTCCAGTATTGCTCACAGCAGAGGCAGAGTAGTCAAAGTTTCTGCTCAGGCAAATACATCAAAAGCTCAGTTAAGTACTAAAAAAGTGCTCCAGAGTAAGAACATGGATCATGCAAAAGCTCGGGAAGTGTTGAAAATTGCCAAAGAAAAGGCACAGAAGAAGCAGAGCGAAACCTCTACATCCAAAAATGCACACTCAAAAGTCCATTTCACACGTCGATATCAGAGTCCTAGCTCAGGTTCCCTTCCACCCCGGGTTCGTTTAAAACCACAGAGGTACAGGAATGAAGAGAATGACTCTTCTTTGAAGACAGGACTTGAGAAAATGCGGAGTGGCAAGATGGCACCCAAGCCCCAGTCTCGCTGCACCTCCACCCGCTCAGCAGGTGAGGCCCCTTCAGAAAATCAGAGTCCCTCAAAAGGCCCCGAAGAGGCCAGCAGTGAGGTTCAGGACACCAATGACGTGCTTGTGCCTGGTGAGCGGGATGAACCACAGACACTGGGCAAAAAGGGCAGCAAAAGCAGTATCTCTGTTTACATGACCCTAAATCAAAAGAAACCTGACTCTTCCAGTGCTTCCGTGTGTAGCATTGATAGCACAGATGATTTGAAATCCTCCAACTCTGAGTGTAGTTCTTCTGAAAGCTTTGATTTTCCTCCAGGCAGTATGCATGCACCTTCcacctcctccacttcctcctcttcaaaggaagagaaaaagctcAGTAATTCCTTGAAAATGAAAGTCTTTTCCAAAAACGTCTCTAAATGCGTCACACCAGATGGCAGGACCATATGTGTAGGGGACATTGTTTGGGCCAAGATCTATGGCTTTCCTTGGTGGCCAGCCCGTATTCTTACTATAACTGTGAGCCGGAAAGATAGCGGCCTTTTAGTCCGACAGGAGGCCCGTATTTCATGGTTTGGGTCTCCAACAACCTCTTTTCTTGCTCTTTCGCAACTCTCCCCCTTTTTAGAAAACTTCCAGTCACGCTTTAATAAGAAGAGAAAGGGCCTGTATCGCAAGGCTATCACAGAGGCGGCTAAGGCTGCCAAGCAGCTGACCCCTGAAGTGCGGGCTCTGTTGACACAGTTTGAAACGTGA